A genomic window from Flavobacterium johnsoniae includes:
- a CDS encoding MBOAT family O-acyltransferase yields the protein MFFNSLAFAIFLPIVFFLYWFVFNKNKNSQNALLIVASYYFYSCWDWRFLFLLVFSTFLDYFTGIQIEKSDSDKKRKFWFWLSILVNLGFLGIFKYYNFFASSFAEMFTSFGFKVSPFLLNVILPVGISFYTFHGLSYVIDIYYKRIKAEYNFIDYSLFVSYFPLLVAGPIERATHLLPELKVKREFNLEKAKEGVYQIVWGLVKKVVIADTCAVYANAIFDHYTSMNSFSLILGAIYFAFQIYGDFSGYSDIALGVSKLFGLDLLRNFNYPYFSRDIAEFWRRWHISLSSWFRDYLYIPLGGSKGGLWMKIRNTFIIFIVSGFWHGANWTYIVWGFINAVYFLPLLLSNSNRNNLDSFVLKWNLDSVKTLFSILTTFLLTCIAWVFFRARTITDAFLYLKRIVTDKNFGFQYLENERYNYELLFMIGLFVLVEWNNRTKVEPISGKRSMLKMALAIMAIIALGTYSDYKEFIYFQF from the coding sequence ATGTTTTTCAACTCTTTGGCTTTTGCCATTTTTTTACCAATCGTTTTTTTTCTTTATTGGTTCGTTTTCAACAAAAATAAAAACAGTCAAAATGCTTTATTGATTGTTGCAAGTTATTATTTCTATTCTTGTTGGGATTGGAGATTTCTTTTTCTATTGGTTTTTTCTACATTTTTAGATTATTTCACCGGAATACAAATTGAGAAAAGCGATTCTGATAAAAAGCGAAAATTTTGGTTTTGGCTTAGTATTTTGGTCAATTTAGGTTTTCTTGGAATCTTTAAATATTATAATTTCTTTGCAAGTTCATTTGCAGAGATGTTCACTTCTTTTGGGTTCAAAGTAAGTCCGTTTTTACTAAATGTTATTCTGCCGGTTGGAATTTCATTCTACACTTTTCATGGTTTATCTTATGTAATTGATATTTATTATAAAAGAATCAAAGCCGAATATAATTTTATTGATTACTCTTTGTTTGTGAGTTATTTTCCGCTTTTAGTGGCAGGACCAATCGAAAGAGCAACACATTTATTGCCTGAATTAAAAGTAAAACGTGAATTTAATTTAGAAAAAGCAAAAGAAGGCGTTTATCAAATTGTTTGGGGTTTGGTTAAAAAAGTGGTTATTGCCGATACTTGTGCGGTTTATGCAAATGCTATTTTTGATCATTATACTTCAATGAATTCTTTCTCGTTGATTTTGGGAGCCATTTACTTTGCTTTTCAGATTTACGGAGACTTTTCCGGATATTCGGATATTGCGCTTGGTGTCTCAAAATTGTTTGGTTTAGATTTATTGAGAAACTTCAATTATCCTTATTTTTCAAGAGATATTGCAGAGTTTTGGCGTCGTTGGCATATTTCGCTTTCTTCTTGGTTTAGAGATTATCTTTATATTCCTTTAGGCGGAAGTAAAGGCGGACTATGGATGAAAATCAGAAATACTTTTATCATCTTTATTGTCAGCGGATTTTGGCACGGAGCCAATTGGACTTATATCGTTTGGGGATTTATAAATGCCGTTTATTTTCTTCCATTATTATTGTCAAACAGTAATAGAAACAATTTAGATTCTTTTGTTTTAAAGTGGAATTTAGATTCTGTAAAAACCTTATTTAGTATTCTAACGACTTTTTTACTCACTTGCATTGCGTGGGTATTTTTTAGAGCAAGAACTATTACGGATGCATTTTTGTATTTAAAACGTATAGTAACAGATAAAAATTTTGGGTTTCAATATCTTGAAAACGAAAGATATAATTATGAATTACTATTTATGATTGGTTTGTTTGTTTTGGTAGAATGGAACAATCGAACAAAAGTAGAACCAATTTCAGGAAAAAGAAGTATGCTTAAAATGGCACTTGCTATTATGGCTATAATTGCTTTAGGAACTTACTCAGATTACAAAGAATTTATTTATTTCCAATTTTAA
- a CDS encoding MBOAT family O-acyltransferase: protein MFFNSIAFAIFLPIVFFLYWFVFNKNKNTQNALLIVASYYFYSCWDWRFLFLLVFSTFLDYFTGIQIEKSESNSKRKFWFWLSISVNLGFLGVFKYYDFFAVSFAQMFTSFGFKVSPLLLNVILPVGISFYTFHGLSYVIDIYYKRIKAENNFIDYSLFVSYFPLLVAGPIERATHLLPQVKIKREFNLEKAKEGFLQIIWGLFKKVVIADNCAVYANNIFDNYTSMDSVSLIMGSVYFAFQIYGDFSGYSDIALGVSKLFGIDLLKNFNYPYFSRDIAEFWRRWHISLSSWFRDYVYIPLGGSKGSKIIQIRNVFIIFLLSGFWHGANWTYIVWGAINAFYFLPLLLIKINRNNIEEKSISFSFSSLKMICSILFTFGLTCIAWIFFRSDSINMASEYIKRITFFTFNLDGLKEQISYIILIILPYLILLEWNNRKKECPLFDRYSGIKTIITLVFILLFGQFDVQSKFIYFQF, encoded by the coding sequence ATGTTTTTCAATTCTATAGCTTTTGCCATTTTTCTACCAATAGTTTTTTTTCTTTATTGGTTTGTTTTCAACAAAAATAAAAACACTCAAAATGCTTTATTAATTGTTGCAAGTTATTATTTCTATTCTTGTTGGGATTGGAGGTTTTTATTCTTGTTAGTCTTTTCTACATTTTTAGACTATTTTACAGGAATTCAAATTGAAAAAAGTGAATCAAATAGTAAAAGGAAATTCTGGTTTTGGCTAAGCATATCGGTCAATTTGGGATTTTTAGGAGTTTTTAAATATTATGATTTCTTTGCAGTTTCATTTGCACAAATGTTCACCTCTTTCGGGTTTAAAGTAAGTCCGTTATTGCTCAATGTCATTTTGCCAGTCGGAATTTCATTCTACACTTTTCATGGTTTATCGTATGTAATCGATATTTATTATAAAAGAATAAAAGCAGAAAATAATTTTATTGATTACTCTTTATTTGTGAGTTACTTTCCGTTATTGGTTGCTGGTCCAATTGAGAGAGCGACACATTTATTGCCACAAGTAAAAATAAAACGTGAATTTAATTTAGAGAAAGCAAAAGAAGGATTTTTGCAGATTATTTGGGGATTATTTAAAAAAGTAGTGATAGCAGATAATTGTGCTGTTTACGCTAACAATATCTTTGATAATTATACATCTATGGATTCGGTTTCTCTCATAATGGGATCTGTATATTTTGCTTTTCAAATTTATGGAGACTTTTCAGGATATTCAGATATAGCTTTAGGTGTATCTAAATTATTCGGCATTGATTTATTAAAGAACTTCAATTATCCATACTTTTCTAGAGATATTGCAGAATTCTGGCGTCGTTGGCATATTTCGTTATCTTCTTGGTTTCGAGATTATGTTTACATTCCCTTAGGCGGAAGTAAAGGCTCTAAAATTATTCAAATAAGAAATGTTTTTATTATTTTTCTATTAAGTGGATTTTGGCATGGAGCAAATTGGACTTATATAGTTTGGGGAGCAATAAATGCTTTTTATTTTTTACCGCTACTTTTAATAAAAATCAACCGAAATAATATTGAAGAAAAGTCTATTTCATTTAGTTTTTCTTCTTTAAAAATGATTTGCAGTATACTATTTACTTTTGGTCTTACTTGTATTGCTTGGATCTTTTTTAGATCCGATAGTATAAATATGGCGTCTGAATATATTAAAAGAATTACGTTTTTTACCTTTAATCTGGATGGTTTAAAAGAACAGATAAGTTATATCATTTTAATTATTCTTCCTTATTTAATTTTACTTGAGTGGAATAACAGAAAAAAAGAATGCCCTTTATTTGATAGATATTCAGGAATTAAAACCATCATAACATTAGTATTTATTTTGTTATTTGGACAATTTGATGTTCAGAGTAAATTCATTTATTTTCAGTTTTAA
- a CDS encoding UDP-glycosyltransferase, protein MPKKKIFILLPDGVGLRNFAFSNFYKIGIEKKFDITYWNNTPFDLTSLGFNEIKIKNARSYPLTEGYKNARKHIELNLNIKKENDSSYDNYRFPFSYRTLKIAVKSYLTRFLITIYNSEKGLKKVRERVVNNEKKTDFFSQCIKTLQNNKPDFVFCTNQRPLLAIAPILAAQELKIPTGTFIFSWDNLPKATMVIETDYYFVWSEHMKTELQKYYSYIKENQIFVVGTPQFECHFDQESIIDKNQFFNKYDLDLNKKYICYSGDDFVTCPDDPQYLSDTADALRKLNEEENSSLGIIFRRCPVDFSSRYDDVLQKNKDLITSIDPIWEKIGEDWDTILPTKEDVKLLSNTIFHSEMVVNLGSSMVFDYACFKKPCAYLNYDVADKIQVDWSVSKIYNYIHFRSMPNKNAVIWLNSSDEIADKIKLALKQSDETIENAQKWFKIINQHPAQDSSKRIWETIMKILH, encoded by the coding sequence ATGCCTAAAAAAAAAATATTTATTTTACTGCCAGACGGAGTAGGGCTCCGAAATTTTGCGTTTTCTAATTTTTATAAAATAGGAATAGAAAAGAAATTTGATATTACTTATTGGAATAATACTCCATTTGATCTTACTAGTTTAGGTTTTAATGAAATTAAAATCAAAAATGCCAGATCATATCCTTTAACGGAGGGTTATAAAAATGCCCGAAAACATATAGAACTCAATCTAAATATTAAAAAAGAAAACGATTCTTCTTACGATAATTATAGATTTCCGTTTTCATATAGAACATTAAAAATCGCAGTAAAAAGCTATTTGACCAGATTTTTAATTACGATCTATAATTCAGAAAAAGGATTAAAAAAAGTTAGAGAGCGAGTGGTAAATAACGAGAAAAAAACAGATTTTTTTTCGCAATGTATCAAGACTCTTCAAAACAACAAACCCGATTTCGTTTTCTGTACAAATCAAAGGCCGTTATTAGCAATCGCACCAATTTTGGCTGCACAAGAGCTTAAAATACCAACAGGAACTTTCATTTTTTCTTGGGATAATCTGCCAAAAGCAACAATGGTTATTGAAACAGATTATTATTTTGTTTGGAGTGAACATATGAAAACAGAGCTTCAAAAATATTATTCTTATATAAAAGAAAATCAGATTTTTGTTGTTGGAACGCCTCAGTTTGAATGTCATTTTGATCAAGAAAGCATTATTGATAAAAATCAGTTTTTCAATAAATATGATTTGGATCTGAATAAAAAATACATCTGTTATTCTGGGGATGATTTTGTTACTTGTCCAGATGATCCTCAATATTTATCTGACACAGCAGATGCTCTTAGAAAACTGAACGAAGAAGAGAATAGTTCATTAGGAATCATATTCAGGCGTTGTCCAGTAGATTTTTCTAGTCGTTACGACGATGTTCTGCAAAAAAACAAAGATCTTATTACCTCTATTGATCCAATATGGGAAAAAATAGGTGAAGATTGGGACACTATTTTGCCTACTAAAGAAGATGTGAAATTACTATCCAACACTATTTTTCATTCTGAAATGGTTGTAAATCTAGGATCATCAATGGTCTTTGATTATGCTTGTTTTAAAAAGCCTTGTGCTTATTTAAACTACGATGTTGCAGATAAAATTCAAGTAGATTGGTCGGTTTCAAAAATTTATAATTATATTCATTTTCGTTCTATGCCAAATAAAAATGCAGTTATTTGGTTAAACTCTTCAGATGAAATTGCAGATAAAATAAAATTGGCATTAAAACAATCTGATGAAACAATCGAAAATGCACAAAAATGGTTCAAAATTATTAATCAGCATCCGGCTCAAGATTCTTCGAAAAGAATTTGGGAAACAATAATGAAAATTTTACACTAA
- the neuC gene encoding UDP-N-acetylglucosamine 2-epimerase, translating to MKKILFLTGTRADFGKIKSLISILEKQREFEVFVFVTGMHLQEEYGYTLIEIERCNFKNIHTFVNHTHETTMDLTLAKTIEGFSAYCNTVKPDMIVVHGDRLETLAGAIVGSLNNILVTHIEGGEVSGTVDELIRHSVSKLSHIHFVSNEEAAKRLIQMGEVKESVFKIGSPDIDIMFSDQLPDLNTVKEYYKIPFENFSIVMFHPVTTEIQNMKQYAENFVNALLNDNHNYIVIYPNNDLGSRFVLDSYERLKLNDRFRVFPSLRFEYFLTLLKNSQFIIGNSSAGIREAPYYGIPIINIGTRQQNRAIHADIINVDYSEKEITESLSIIDSHKVQKSDDDFGQGNSAELFLNCLQKSDIWQLNHQKQFRDSNA from the coding sequence ATGAAGAAAATCCTTTTTTTAACTGGCACAAGAGCCGATTTCGGAAAAATAAAATCATTAATCTCAATTCTTGAAAAACAAAGAGAATTTGAGGTTTTTGTTTTTGTTACAGGTATGCATTTACAAGAAGAATATGGCTATACCTTAATAGAAATTGAGCGCTGTAATTTTAAAAATATTCACACTTTTGTGAATCATACTCACGAAACTACAATGGATTTGACACTGGCCAAAACTATTGAAGGTTTCTCTGCTTATTGCAATACCGTAAAACCAGATATGATTGTAGTACATGGAGATCGTCTAGAAACTCTTGCAGGTGCTATTGTAGGATCACTAAATAATATTTTGGTAACTCATATTGAAGGGGGTGAAGTGTCTGGAACTGTAGACGAATTGATAAGACATAGCGTAAGCAAATTAAGTCATATTCATTTTGTCTCGAATGAAGAAGCAGCAAAAAGATTGATTCAGATGGGTGAGGTAAAAGAATCTGTATTTAAAATTGGTTCGCCAGATATAGATATTATGTTTTCCGATCAACTCCCAGATTTGAATACCGTTAAGGAATATTATAAAATTCCTTTCGAAAACTTTTCTATAGTGATGTTTCATCCTGTTACTACAGAGATTCAGAATATGAAACAGTATGCAGAAAACTTTGTAAATGCTTTACTAAATGACAATCACAATTATATTGTTATTTATCCAAACAATGATTTAGGAAGTCGATTTGTTTTAGATAGTTACGAAAGATTAAAATTGAATGACCGATTTAGAGTTTTCCCTTCCCTTCGATTTGAATATTTTCTAACACTCTTAAAAAATAGTCAATTCATTATAGGAAACAGTAGCGCAGGAATTCGTGAAGCTCCGTATTATGGTATTCCAATTATAAACATTGGGACAAGACAGCAAAATAGAGCAATTCATGCAGATATTATAAACGTAGATTATTCTGAAAAAGAAATAACAGAATCACTTTCTATTATAGATTCTCATAAAGTGCAAAAATCTGATGATGATTTTGGGCAAGGAAATAGTGCAGAATTATTTCTTAATTGTCTGCAGAAATCGGATATTTGGCAGCTCAATCATCAAAAACAATTCAGAGACAGTAATGCCTAA
- the neuB gene encoding N-acetylneuraminate synthase, translated as MNPYIEIAGRKIGQDYPPLVIAEIGINHEGSLQVAKEMVDAAQRAGVEVVKHQTHIVEDEMTGAAKKVIPGNADVSIYEIMERCSLNEEEELELKNYVESKGMIFISTPFSRAAADRLKKFDIPAYKIGSGECNNYPLLEHIASFGKPVILSTGMNTIESIQKAVAVFDKYNVPVALLHTTNLYPTPIHLVRFGAMVELNQAFPNKVFGLSDHTLNNNACLGAVALGASILERHFTDHMQRTGPDIVCSMDENACRELIISSAEIAQMRGGTKKPAVEEQVTIDFAFATVCSIAPIKKGEIFTKENIWVKRPGTGKILAESFNDIIGKTATRDILNDEQLIWEDIQ; from the coding sequence ATGAATCCATATATCGAAATAGCAGGTCGCAAAATAGGTCAAGATTATCCTCCATTAGTAATTGCCGAAATTGGAATTAATCACGAAGGTTCGCTTCAAGTTGCAAAAGAAATGGTAGACGCTGCACAAAGAGCTGGTGTTGAGGTGGTAAAACATCAAACGCATATTGTTGAGGATGAAATGACAGGTGCTGCAAAAAAAGTAATTCCTGGAAATGCAGACGTTTCGATTTATGAAATTATGGAACGTTGTTCTTTAAATGAAGAAGAAGAGTTAGAACTTAAAAATTATGTAGAAAGCAAAGGCATGATTTTTATTTCAACACCTTTTTCTCGAGCTGCAGCTGATAGGTTAAAAAAGTTCGATATTCCAGCCTACAAAATCGGATCTGGAGAATGTAATAATTACCCTCTTTTAGAACATATTGCTTCTTTTGGAAAACCTGTAATTTTAAGTACAGGAATGAATACGATTGAAAGTATTCAAAAAGCAGTGGCTGTTTTTGATAAATATAATGTTCCTGTAGCTTTATTGCATACAACAAACTTGTATCCAACTCCAATTCATTTAGTTCGTTTTGGAGCTATGGTCGAATTGAATCAAGCTTTTCCAAATAAAGTTTTTGGCTTAAGTGATCATACTTTAAATAACAATGCCTGTTTGGGAGCTGTTGCTTTAGGTGCAAGCATTTTAGAAAGACATTTCACAGATCATATGCAGCGTACAGGTCCAGATATTGTGTGCAGTATGGATGAAAATGCTTGTCGTGAATTAATCATTTCAAGTGCTGAAATTGCTCAAATGCGCGGCGGAACAAAAAAACCAGCAGTTGAAGAACAGGTAACAATTGATTTTGCTTTTGCAACAGTTTGTTCTATTGCTCCAATTAAGAAAGGTGAAATCTTTACCAAAGAAAATATCTGGGTAAAACGCCCTGGCACTGGAAAAATTTTAGCAGAAAGCTTTAATGATATAATTGGTAAAACAGCAACCAGAGATATTCTGAATGACGAACAATTAATTTGGGAAGATATTCAATAA
- a CDS encoding SDR family oxidoreductase, producing MKNNLFDLTGKVALVTGGAGLLATEHALALSEYGAKVILADINLDRAKEITALLKEQDCEIDFIKCDVTSRESWGEALNFILNKYQKVDILINNAGFTNQSKSKNFDASFENFPLEDWNAIMNVNLTGAFLGCQVVGSQMLKQKSGSIINIASLYGVVSPNHNIYPETGISQPVAYSVSKHGVIALTKYLATLWAKEGVRVNSLTPGGIWNGHDGLFLERFKKLNPIGRMSDKSELRGGIVYLASESSSHVVGHNLIIDGGWTAW from the coding sequence ATGAAAAATAATTTATTTGATTTAACCGGTAAAGTTGCGCTCGTAACAGGAGGAGCGGGCTTGCTTGCCACAGAGCACGCACTTGCTTTAAGCGAATACGGCGCAAAAGTGATTTTGGCCGATATTAACTTGGATAGAGCAAAAGAAATAACAGCACTTTTAAAAGAGCAAGATTGTGAAATTGATTTTATAAAATGCGATGTTACTTCAAGAGAGAGTTGGGGAGAAGCTTTAAATTTTATTTTAAATAAATATCAAAAAGTAGATATATTAATAAATAATGCTGGATTTACAAATCAGAGCAAATCTAAAAATTTTGATGCATCATTCGAAAATTTTCCTCTAGAAGACTGGAATGCCATTATGAATGTTAATTTAACAGGAGCTTTTTTGGGCTGTCAGGTAGTGGGAAGCCAAATGTTAAAGCAAAAATCAGGTTCTATAATTAATATTGCTTCACTTTACGGAGTTGTAAGTCCGAATCACAATATATATCCTGAAACAGGAATTTCTCAGCCCGTTGCATATAGTGTTAGTAAACACGGAGTAATAGCGTTAACTAAATATTTGGCAACGCTTTGGGCAAAAGAAGGTGTTAGGGTAAATAGTTTGACACCAGGAGGAATTTGGAACGGTCATGATGGATTGTTTTTGGAACGATTTAAAAAATTAAATCCAATTGGAAGGATGAGTGATAAATCGGAACTTCGCGGAGGAATAGTTTATCTGGCAAGCGAATCCAGTAGTCATGTTGTGGGGCACAATTTGATTATTGATGGAGGATGGACAGCCTGGTAA
- a CDS encoding cytidylyltransferase domain-containing protein codes for MILGTICCRGGSKGVLGKNIKPLKGIPLIVYTINAARKSKYLNDLVVSSDSDDILNIAKENGIENTLVRPQELATDTASKWPVFINAVEEYERISGKKVSYIVDMDVTVPLKTTEDIDKAIELALQSPEIDVVITGYEPERNPYFNMMEIKESGFAEMVKKTAQPIVRRQDAPKVFSLTPAAYVIKKEALYNYQHWSEARCMISEMPRERAVDIDTELDFKLIEFLLNEK; via the coding sequence ATGATATTAGGAACAATATGTTGCAGAGGAGGATCTAAAGGTGTTTTAGGAAAAAACATCAAACCGCTTAAAGGTATTCCTTTAATAGTTTACACTATTAATGCGGCAAGGAAAAGCAAATATCTCAATGATTTAGTGGTTTCTTCTGATAGCGATGATATTTTGAATATTGCAAAAGAAAATGGTATAGAAAATACTCTAGTCCGACCTCAAGAATTAGCCACAGACACTGCAAGTAAATGGCCAGTTTTTATTAATGCCGTTGAAGAATATGAAAGGATTTCAGGAAAAAAAGTCAGCTATATTGTAGATATGGATGTTACGGTACCTTTGAAAACGACTGAAGATATTGACAAAGCCATTGAACTAGCATTGCAATCGCCAGAAATTGATGTGGTTATAACGGGTTATGAACCTGAACGAAATCCATATTTTAATATGATGGAAATTAAAGAATCAGGTTTTGCAGAGATGGTGAAAAAAACAGCTCAACCGATTGTTAGACGTCAAGACGCTCCTAAAGTATTTAGCTTAACACCAGCAGCTTATGTAATAAAAAAAGAAGCGTTATATAATTATCAACATTGGAGTGAAGCAAGGTGCATGATAAGTGAAATGCCTAGAGAAAGAGCTGTTGATATTGATACAGAATTAGATTTTAAATTAATAGAGTTTTTACTAAATGAAAAATAA
- a CDS encoding Gfo/Idh/MocA family protein encodes MNHILIIGLGSIGKRHLRNLIYLGEKNISIVSTSENIPLEFKSFAIYANTEKALKENTFSHAFICTPTSNHISDLILLLKHYVANIYLEKPISNNLNNIEQVGHLLENSKKIVVGYDLHFDPGLMKIKELICEEKFGKIFSINALVGQYLPDWRPEQDYKQSMSAKIEKGGGVMLDLVHEFDYLRWLIGNPATVACFFQNNPNLEIETEDVADVLIQFENNSTATIHLDYHQKELVRNCMITCEKGTLFWDLAKSEVKIVGHNQETEIFSYAGFERNQRYVDSVQAFMNDADFDYRLTTFKEALISLKMVIAAKDSSINKQFISIN; translated from the coding sequence ATGAATCATATTTTAATTATTGGACTTGGTTCTATTGGCAAAAGACATTTAAGAAATCTTATTTATTTAGGAGAAAAGAATATTAGCATAGTTAGTACTTCTGAAAATATTCCTCTAGAGTTTAAGAGTTTTGCAATATATGCAAATACGGAAAAAGCGCTGAAAGAAAATACGTTTTCGCATGCTTTTATTTGTACTCCGACTTCAAATCACATTTCAGATTTAATTCTTTTATTAAAGCACTACGTTGCGAATATTTATTTAGAAAAACCTATCAGTAACAACTTAAATAATATAGAACAAGTTGGCCATTTATTGGAGAATTCTAAAAAAATTGTAGTTGGATATGATTTGCATTTTGATCCAGGATTAATGAAAATAAAGGAATTAATTTGCGAAGAAAAATTCGGAAAAATATTTTCAATTAATGCTTTGGTCGGACAATATCTTCCAGATTGGAGACCAGAACAAGATTATAAACAAAGCATGAGTGCTAAAATCGAAAAAGGTGGCGGAGTAATGCTAGATCTGGTTCATGAATTTGATTATCTAAGATGGTTAATTGGCAATCCAGCGACTGTTGCTTGTTTTTTTCAGAATAATCCAAATTTAGAAATAGAAACAGAAGATGTTGCAGATGTGCTCATACAATTTGAAAATAACTCGACGGCTACAATTCACTTAGATTATCATCAAAAAGAATTGGTTAGAAATTGCATGATTACCTGCGAAAAAGGAACACTTTTTTGGGATTTAGCAAAGTCTGAAGTTAAAATAGTGGGGCATAATCAAGAAACAGAAATTTTTTCTTACGCTGGTTTCGAAAGAAATCAACGCTATGTTGATAGTGTTCAAGCTTTTATGAACGATGCTGATTTTGATTATAGGCTAACAACTTTTAAAGAAGCTTTAATCAGTTTAAAAATGGTAATCGCGGCCAAAGACTCTTCAATAAACAAACAATTTATTTCAATAAACTAA
- a CDS encoding glycosyltransferase family 4 protein: MPQVILISQVPLPYSQIGSWTTLYQNYLADNHQIDYIVCEKPEYFFPEVKYCIVENTNFLKIQKKISKNNYLGYFKELKKILESEDKFIIQILDNFGIVKPLIGFLEKIGKRDKCYLQFFYHGFPPFYENFYGRWFFESIDEMVLLTHDSYKVHKQQYTILPTKFSVLHNGIDTSKFYRITTGEKENLKRQLQITNRKVFIWCSQDRPKKGLDLLLNVWKRINEKDKEAILLVIGTDRKTKIEGVSFLGRIPNNELPKYYQIADCYLFPTLCHEGFGLSLVEALHCGCYCIASANGGVPEVLQYGKLGKLIENPNFVEEWENAILEFLANNENPSVSFPEDLYSSKKWNLGMNKIIESAKKCIE; encoded by the coding sequence ATGCCTCAAGTAATTCTGATTTCTCAAGTTCCATTACCTTATTCTCAAATCGGGAGCTGGACGACATTGTATCAAAATTACTTGGCTGATAATCATCAAATTGATTATATAGTTTGTGAGAAACCAGAATACTTTTTTCCTGAAGTAAAGTACTGTATTGTTGAAAATACGAACTTTCTGAAAATTCAAAAAAAAATTTCGAAAAACAATTATTTAGGATATTTCAAAGAACTCAAGAAAATCCTTGAAAGTGAAGATAAATTCATCATTCAAATTCTTGACAATTTTGGTATCGTAAAACCTCTTATCGGGTTTTTAGAAAAAATTGGAAAAAGAGATAAATGCTATCTTCAGTTTTTTTATCATGGTTTTCCGCCCTTTTATGAAAATTTTTATGGACGATGGTTTTTTGAAAGTATTGATGAAATGGTTTTATTAACCCATGATTCGTATAAAGTTCATAAACAACAGTACACGATTCTTCCAACTAAGTTTTCAGTCTTACATAACGGAATTGATACTTCTAAATTCTATAGAATAACGACTGGGGAAAAAGAAAATTTAAAGAGACAATTACAAATTACAAACAGAAAAGTATTTATTTGGTGCTCGCAAGATCGCCCAAAAAAAGGGTTAGATTTGCTATTAAATGTTTGGAAGAGAATAAATGAAAAAGATAAAGAAGCTATTCTTTTAGTAATTGGTACAGATAGGAAAACTAAAATAGAAGGTGTTTCTTTTTTAGGCAGAATTCCAAATAACGAATTGCCAAAATATTATCAAATTGCAGATTGTTATTTATTTCCAACATTGTGCCATGAAGGTTTTGGTTTGAGTTTAGTTGAAGCTTTACATTGTGGTTGTTATTGCATTGCCTCTGCAAATGGAGGAGTTCCAGAAGTTTTACAATATGGAAAATTAGGCAAACTGATTGAAAATCCGAATTTTGTAGAAGAATGGGAGAATGCTATTTTAGAATTTTTAGCAAATAATGAAAATCCTTCTGTTTCTTTTCCAGAAGATCTCTACTCATCCAAGAAATGGAATTTGGGCATGAATAAAATTATAGAAAGTGCTAAAAAATGTATAGAGTAA